Proteins co-encoded in one Cytophaga hutchinsonii ATCC 33406 genomic window:
- a CDS encoding IucA/IucC family protein, producing MNHSDNLISQDFQTGIRHLKKDVWNLANRKHITKVFAEFLHECLIDPVQTKTETALVHFRLATDSPAVYYTFSGEYRAMDYWHLDPNSVVKHVDGKTQPALDVIQFFLDIKETLGVKPLTLSKFIEETYNTLYADAYILAQGRIGAHLLVDAPYTIIEHQMDGHPWATVNKGRIGFSYEDYLDFVPEANKMTTLFWLGVHKSKASYAHTKEYNYERLVQEELGIDLQEEFNAVLFSHDVNPEEYLFLPVHEWQWKHKLTFLFAGDIANQYIIPLGKGNDSYTPQQSIRTFFNTDKPEKLYVKTAISILNTSVYRGLSPAKLSVAPFVTTWVKNKLDTDPVLKRLGFTLLGEVATIGYKHNHYEQVENGPYHYKELLGAIWRESATNYLNEGERIMTMASLLYVDENGKSFTAELIRKSGLTPEAWLKVYLKSYLTPILHIFYQHKFFFSPHGENTILVIQDYVPVRIIIKDFVEEIVLTQDGRNEAPEEAKNILRDIDDEYATLFILSGVFDGVFRYLSNVFQSYVGLDEKIFWQHVAQVIDGYQKDHPEFKERYEKFDLFIPEFIRVCINRVRLLTYGYSEEASIPMPEICGTLINPAAINRKK from the coding sequence ATGAATCATTCCGATAATTTGATAAGCCAGGATTTTCAGACGGGAATCAGGCATCTGAAAAAAGATGTCTGGAACCTGGCAAACCGTAAACATATAACAAAAGTATTTGCAGAGTTTTTACATGAATGCCTGATTGATCCGGTTCAGACAAAAACAGAAACAGCTCTTGTTCATTTCCGTTTAGCTACAGACAGCCCTGCTGTTTATTATACCTTTTCAGGCGAATACCGTGCAATGGACTACTGGCACCTGGATCCGAATTCAGTTGTTAAGCATGTCGATGGTAAAACTCAGCCTGCGCTGGATGTTATTCAGTTTTTTTTAGATATAAAAGAAACGCTTGGTGTTAAGCCACTAACGCTTTCAAAATTCATTGAAGAAACATACAATACCTTATATGCGGATGCCTATATTTTAGCACAAGGGAGAATCGGTGCGCATTTATTGGTCGATGCACCATATACAATTATTGAGCATCAAATGGATGGGCATCCTTGGGCCACGGTAAATAAAGGGAGGATTGGTTTCAGCTACGAAGATTATTTAGACTTTGTACCTGAAGCAAACAAGATGACAACCTTATTCTGGCTGGGCGTTCATAAAAGCAAAGCTTCGTACGCACATACAAAAGAATATAACTATGAACGTCTTGTGCAGGAAGAGTTAGGTATTGATCTGCAGGAAGAATTTAATGCAGTTCTTTTTTCGCATGACGTTAATCCGGAGGAATATTTATTTTTACCCGTACACGAGTGGCAATGGAAACACAAACTGACGTTTTTATTTGCAGGGGATATTGCCAATCAATACATTATTCCGCTAGGCAAAGGTAATGACAGCTATACGCCGCAGCAGTCTATTCGTACATTTTTCAATACAGATAAACCGGAGAAGCTTTATGTCAAGACAGCAATTTCTATATTAAATACTTCTGTATACCGGGGACTTTCACCGGCAAAACTTTCTGTTGCACCTTTTGTAACTACCTGGGTGAAAAATAAACTGGATACTGATCCGGTTTTAAAGCGTCTTGGATTTACCTTGCTTGGAGAAGTTGCAACCATTGGTTACAAGCACAATCACTATGAGCAGGTTGAAAACGGTCCGTATCATTATAAGGAATTACTTGGTGCCATTTGGAGAGAAAGCGCCACAAACTATCTGAACGAAGGTGAACGGATCATGACCATGGCTTCGTTATTATATGTGGATGAAAACGGAAAATCATTTACCGCGGAACTTATCCGTAAGTCGGGCTTAACACCGGAAGCATGGTTAAAAGTATATTTGAAATCATACCTTACACCTATATTACATATTTTCTATCAGCATAAGTTTTTCTTTAGCCCGCATGGTGAAAATACTATTTTGGTAATACAGGATTATGTGCCGGTACGCATTATCATAAAAGATTTTGTTGAAGAGATTGTGTTGACACAGGACGGCAGAAATGAAGCACCTGAAGAAGCAAAAAATATCTTGAGAGATATTGATGATGAATATGCTACATTGTTTATTTTATCCGGCGTGTTTGATGGCGTGTTTCGTTATTTATCCAATGTATTCCAAAGTTATGTTGGTCTGGATGAAAAAATATTCTGGCAGCATGTAGCGCAAGTAATTGATGGGTATCAGAAAGATCATCCGGAATTTAAAGAACGGTATGAAAAGTTTGATCTGTTTATTCCGGAATTTATTCGTGTATGTATCAATCGGGTGCGTTTGTTAACATACGGCTACTCTGAAGAAGCTTCGATTCCTATGCCGGAGATCTGCGGAACACTCATTAATCCTGCTGCTATAAATAGAAAAAAATAA